A single window of Eriocheir sinensis breed Jianghai 21 unplaced genomic scaffold, ASM2467909v1 Scaffold734, whole genome shotgun sequence DNA harbors:
- the LOC126994164 gene encoding uncharacterized protein LOC126994164 → MSSSSTVPTSLGESPSKSTFRPLGSGSSGERSLEQLQSVAEIEVEMMKQESRLAHLHTQVPEDAFPWTAAGDILLRGCCVASILLCIKTNTLTSTQQLFLYSYDGTLEPGGGAGGGAGT, encoded by the exons ATGTCTTCTTCCTCAACCGTGCCTACCTCTTTGGGGGAGTCGCCATCAAAAA GTACATTCCGCCCATTGGGCAGCGGCAGCAGTGGAGAGCGGAGTCTGGAACAGCTGCAAAGTGTGGCAGAGATTGAGGTGGAAATGATGAAGCAGGAATCTCGATTGGCACACCTCCatactcag GTGCCTGAGGACGCCTTCCCATGGACAGCAGCAGGCGACATCCTcctgaggggctgctgtgtggcgtCCATCCTCCTTTGTATAAAGACAAATACACTTACCTCAACACAAcaactttttttatattcatat GACGGCACTCTGGAGCCTGGCGGTGGAGCTGGTGGAGGGGCCGGCACTTAG